In the Mytilus trossulus isolate FHL-02 chromosome 1, PNRI_Mtr1.1.1.hap1, whole genome shotgun sequence genome, one interval contains:
- the LOC134683402 gene encoding uncharacterized protein LOC134683402, with the protein MSTISREGSSEEQSVAVDDDAAQRIRTLTIRGQTLYEESRDWHTRQIKKFWSTVDAVIDTANSLKDDNLQELQEVQRELTLHVDQFSALCTLYFEFLTKYNTNESLQEKSYFETTFRGYKILIDASLRSLRQRISDALRKDTDRGSVSSSRRSGAKTSSSRNTSTSSVYLKSKAKAEAAKVRLQYVQEEAELKKKQANLDEQFEIETAKFKAAAQKEKAELNAELEVLAYKKEVAAAEAEVEVLQSEGSDERTEISCSGIKSIASRRTQAYVAEQSSLKLNSVLQPGPEFEIPYMVPSTRNEPKKLFDIPHVVPSVASEPLSQTDQIHEETPIMEQAEIQNKTIEKIDNSVTSDLTRFLLKKELLLSRLINFNDKPEFYCTWKSSFTNIMTELQVTPIEEIDMLVKWTGLESRQHVLNIKSSNPSNPTLALSRIWERLEDRYGCPEMVEAAIRSKLNAFPTINVKENKRLYELSDLVSEIESLKLEPQFKSSLAMYDSSIGVIPIVSKLPRNIQEKWTNTAGKFMKDKKVIYPPFECFAEFLREQSKIKNNPSFMYEYDSVATNRKEKGNSRNVNVATKKTELQGNSRSTEKSRDDKQCPIHNTNHTLNKCRAFRNKPIDERRKLLKDKNICFRCCESNTHIQRNCPSSGTVKCDICSSNHATALHVDNFQRKFNTPPIALSSNGGESAQNSEPNSPTPVVKAMCSQVCGDYFSGKSCAKTVLVTIYQKNQRANAVKTYALIDDQSNRSLMKPELSALLNAQGEEISYTLSSCSGKVNITGKKISNLIVESLDANVALDLPPLIECDGIPNIRSEIPTPEIAAYYNHLWDIASNIPQIDENCEILLLLGRDIIEAHHVMDQRIGPRGSPYAQKLPLGWTIIGETCLDKTHVPEVVNVNKTFLVKGDRPSLVQPCVNAFEVYEKDSFGKDVFQTTNHDDKIAMSIDDKEFLKIMDKEFKQDDDKNWIAPLPFREDRQRLPNNEQLAMKRARSLDHSLRRDQTKMQHFLTFMANIFENGHAELAPELDNNSECWYLPIFGVYHPKKPDQLRAVFDSSAKYGGVSLNDLLLSGPDLANSLIGVLMRFRKDQVAVIGDIRQMFYCFRVSEDHRDYLRFLWYKDNNPSNELTKYRMCVHAFGNSPSPAIATYGLRKTAALGENVYGSDVKDYIENNFYVDDGLISLPSASEAISLMKRSKDALEKIGNIELHKIASNNKEVMNAFPQEELAKNLKEIDLDCDRLPSQRSLGINWDLDSDSFTFQVDSGIKPFTRRGVLSTINSIYDPLGFIAPVVIKGKLLMRSLIQESQDWDSPLSPQQYSEWKDWKTSLVDLEHVKIPRTYFAEPYSSTLEKTIHIFSDASEKAIGAVAYLSAQRSGHDRQYGFVLGKAKVAPSHGHTIPRLELCAAVLAIELAESVTEHLDIPPEKFRFFTDSKVVLGYISNDSRRFYTYVANRVAKIRKFSKASQWSYVHTGNNPADQATRSIAVNDLQTSMWLHGPTRTIGENSISETDYQLQDPSEDKEVRNVSCLKTKISDISNMGSQRFDRFSDWNKLVGTIARLQHIVDSYQGKASCHHGRGWHLCGESLNLVNSRRAEINIIKAVQAETYTDELLSCVEGKSIPANSPLVSLNPFVDQEGILRVGGRLSHADIEINEKHPIIIPGKHHIATLLIRKFHHQVKHQGRLITNGAIRTGGYWITGSKRIVSSMIHKCIICRKLRGKLQFQKMADLPVDRLEPGPPFTYVGVDCFGPWEIVTRKTRGGAANSKRWAALFTCLTTRGIHIEVLEEMSSSSFINAFKRFTSIRGQVKQIRSDCGTNFVGATNELKIDTIRVDDDNIKDCLYKSGVTWVFNAPHSSHMGGIWERMIGVTRRVLDSILLENVKGGLTHEVLITLLAEVTAIVNSRPLVEVSTDPEDPIPLTPAMLLTQKPNLITIENTFDMTNMYRAQWKRVQVLADMFWRKWRVEYLQTLQKRRKWQTEKRDISVGDLVLLKDNSVHRCSWPVGIITDTFPSQDKRVRKVALRIIRKDGERVSYIRPITELVVLIETD; encoded by the coding sequence ATGTCAACAATTTCAAGAGAAGGATCTTCTGAGGAGCAATCTGTTGCTGTGGACGACGATGCGGCACAGAGAATAAGAACTCTGACAATTAGAGGGCAAACTCTTTATGAAGAATCAAGAGATTGGCATACTCGACAGATAAAGAAATTCTGGAGTACAGTTGACGCAGTTATTGATACAGCTAATTCGCTTAAAGATGATAACTTACAAGAACTTCAGGAGGTTCAAAGAGAATTGACACTGCATGTAGACCAATTCTCAGCACTCTGTACTCTCTACTTCGAATTTCTAACAAAGTATAACACCAATGAGAGCCTACAGGAAAAGTCATATTTCGAAACAACTTTTCGAGGCTACAAGATACTAATAGATGCATCACTAAGAAGTCTTCGTCAGCGAATATCAGATGCACTACGCAAAGATACAGACAGAGGATCAGTCAGTTCTTCAAGACGATCTGGAGCTAAAACAAGTAGCTCACGAAACACGAGTACAAGCTCCGTGTACCTAAAATCCAAAGCTAAAGCAGAAGCAGCAAAGGTACGCCTGCAATATGTTCAGGAAGAAGcagaattaaaaaagaaacaagcTAACTTAGATGaacaatttgaaatagaaaCGGCTAAGTTCAAAGCAGCAGCACAGAAAGAAAAGGCTGAATTAAATGCAGAACTTGAAGTTCTAGCATACAAAAAGGAAGTAGCTGCAGCAGAAGCTGAAGTCGAAGTGTTACAGTCTGAAGGATCAGATGAGCGTACTGAAATAAGCTGTTCAGGAATTAAATCTATTGCTAGTAGAAGAACACAAGCCTATGTGGCTGAACAATCTTCCCTAAAATTAAACTCTGTTTTACAACCAGGACCAGAATTTGAGATTCCATATATGGTACCTTCAACTAGAAACGAAcctaaaaaattatttgatatccCACATGTGGTGCCATCAGTGGCAAGTGAACCTCTTTCACAAACAGATCAAATTCATGAAGAAACACCTATTATGGAACAAGCAGAAATCcaaaacaaaactatagaaaagATAGACAACAGTGTCACAAGTGACCTCACAAGATTTCTACTGAAGAAAGAGTTACTTTTATCACGCTTAATTAACTTCAATGATAAGCCAGAATTCTATTGTACTTGGAAGTCAAGTTTCACAAACATCATGACAGAATTACAAGTTACACCTATAGAAGAGATTGACATGCTAGTAAAATGGACCGGTCTAGAATCGAGGCAACatgttttaaacattaaatcTTCTAACCCCAGTAATCCTACGTTGGCCCTATCCAGAATATGGGAACGTTTAGAGGACCGGTATGGCTGTCCTGAGATGGTGGAAGCTGCTATAAGATCAAAACTCAACGCATTTCCTACTATCAAcgtcaaagaaaataaacgacTATATGAACTCTCAGACTTAGTTTCCGAAATAGAATCTTTGAAACTAGAACCTCAATTCAAATCATCGTTAGCCATGTATGATTCTTCTATAGGAGTAATCCCTATTGTTTCTAAGCTACCTAGAAATATTCAAGAAAAGTGGACGAACACAGCAGGAAAATTTATGAAGgataaaaaagtaatatatcCTCCCTTTGAGTGCTTCGCTGAGTTTTTGAGAGAGCAAAGTAAGATCAAGAACAACCCTAGCTTCATGTATGAGTACGACTCCGTTGCCACCAATCgaaaagaaaaaggaaattcACGAAATGTCAATGTTGCAACTAAGAAAACGGAACTACAAGGCAATAGCAGGTCAACAGAGAAATCAAGAGATGATAAACAATGTCCAATTCACAATACCAATCATACTCTAAATAAATGTAGAGCATTTAGGAACAAACCAATAGATGAAAGGCGAAAATTattgaaagataaaaacatttgtttccGATGCTGTGAATCGAATACTCACATACAAAGAAACTGTCCAAGTAGTGGTACTGTCAAGTGTGACATATGTAGCAGTAATCATGCAACTGCTCTTCATGTTGACAATTTTCAAAGGAAATTTAACACGCCACCGATAGCTTTATCCTCGAATGGCGGGGAGTCAGCGCAAAACTCGGAACCAAATTCTCCAACACCAGTTGTAAAAGCAATGTGCTCTCAAGTATGTGGAGACTACTTTTCAGGGAAGTCATGTGCCAAAACGGTACTTGTAACAATATATCAGAAGAACCAGCGTGCCAATGCTGTTAAGACATATGCATTGATAGATGATCAATCAAACAGATCACTAATGAAGCCGGAACTTTCAGCCTTACTCAATGCTCAAGGCGAGGAAATAAGCTATACACTTTCATCTTGCTCTGGAAAAGTCAACATTACCGGTAAAAAAATTTCGAATCTAATCGTCGAATCTTTAGATGCAAATGTTGCTCTAGATCTACCACCGTTAATTGAGTGTGATGGTATACCGAACATTCGATCTGAAATTCCTACTCCGGAAATAGCTGCATACTACAATCACCTCTGGGACATTGCTTCAAATATTCCTCAGATTgatgaaaattgtgaaatactGTTATTATTAGGCCGTGATATCATCGAGGCTCATCACGTTATGGATCAGAGAATAGGACCACGAGGTTCGCCTTATGCCCAGAAACTTCCCCTTGGTTGGACTATAATAGGTGAAACATGTCTTGACAAAACTCACGTGCCTGAGGTCGTAAACGTGAACAAGACATTCTTAGTGAAAGGCGATCGTCCTTCGCTTGTTCAACCGTGTGTAAATGCTTTCGAAGTCTACGAGAAAGATTCATTTGGAAAAGATGTGTTCCAAACAACTAATCATGACGACAAAATTGCAATGTCAATCGATGACAAAGAATTTCTCAAGATCATGGATAAAGAGTTTAAACAAGACGACGATAAGAATTGGATTGCACCGTTACCATTTCGAGAGGACAGACAACGGCTACCGAATAATGAACAACTTGCTATGAAACGAGCTAGATCACTCGACCATAGTTTACGTAGAGATCAGACAAAAATGCAACATTTTCTTACCTTCATGGCTAACATATTTGAGAACGGCCATGCTGAGCTAGCACCCGAACTTGACAATAATTCAGAATGTTGGTACTTACCTATTTTTGGGGTCTACCACCCCAAAAAGCCAGATCAGTTACGAGCAGTATTTGATTCATCTGCTAAATATGGAGGCGTTTCATTAAACGACCTTCTTCTCTCCGGACCAGATTTAGCGAACAGTTTGATTGGTGTATTGATGCGCTTTCGTAAGGATCAAGTCGCTGTCATAGGAGACATTCGTCAAATGTTCTACTGCTTTCGAGTAAGTGAAGATCACAGAGACTACTTGAGGTTTTTGTGGTACAAAGATAACAATCCGTCAAATGAGCTAACAAAGTATCGCATGTGCGTCCATGCATTCGGCAACTCGCCCTCTCCTGCAATAGCTACGTATGGTCTGAGGAAAACTGCTGCTCTTGGCGAAAATGTGTACGGGTCAGATGTAAAGGATTACATTGAGAACAATTTTTATGTTGACGATGGTCTCATTTCTCTACCGTCCGCATCAGAAGCAATCAGCTTAATGAAGAGGTCAAAAGATGCTCTAGAAAAAATTGGGAACATTGAACTACATAAAATCGCATCAAATAATAAAGAGGTTATGAATGCATTTCCACAAGAAGAATTAGCAAAAAACTTGAAGGAAATAGATCTAGATTGTGACAGGCTACCATCACAAAGAAGCCTTGGTATTAACTGGGATTTAGATTCCGATTCGTTTACATTCCAAGTTGATTCCGGAATTAAACCTTTCACAAGACGAGGTGTATTGTCGACAATTAACTCTATATACGATCCTCTTGGATTTATTGCGCCAGTTGTTATAAAAGGCAAATTGTTAATGAGGTCATTAATTCAGGAAAGTCAGGACTGGGACTCGCCACTCTCGCCACAACAGTATTCAGAGTGGAAAGATTGGAAAACTTCGTTGGTTGATcttgaacatgttaaaattCCACGCACGTACTTTGCCGAACCTTATTCTTCAACATTAGAGAAAACAATTCATATCTTTTCAGATGCTTCTGAAAAGGCGATTGGAGCAGTTGCGTATTTGAGTGCTCAAAGGTCAGGTCACGATCGACAGTACGGATTTGTCCTTGGAAAAGCTAAGGTAGCTCCATCACATGGTCATACCATACCTAGACTAGAACTTTGTGCAGCTGTTTTGGCAATTGAACTTGCAGAATCTGTCACGGAACATCTTGATATACCACCGGAAAAGTTTCGATTCTTCACTGACAGTAAAGTTGTACTTGGATATATTTCCAACGATTCAAGGAGATTTTACACTTATGTCGCTAATAGGGTAGCTAAAATTAGAAAGTTTTCGAAGGCAAGCCAATGGTCGTATGTACATACAGGAAACAATCCTGCAGATCAGGCAACAAGATCGATTGCTGTTAATGATTTACAAACAAGCATGTGGCTTCATGGACCAACTCGTACCATAGGTGAAAACTCGATCAGTGAAACGGATTATCAATTACAGGACCCGTCTGAAGACAAGGAAGTCAGGAATGTGTCATGTCTCAAAACGAAAATTTCAGACATCTCTAATATGGGATCACAAAGGTTCGACAGATTTTCAGACTGGAACAAATTAGTAGGCACTATTGCTAGACTTCAACATATCGTAGATTCTTACCAAGGTAAAGCCTCCTGTCACCACGGAAGAGGATGGCATCTCTGTGGGGAATCTTTAAATCTCGTGAATAGCCGAAGGGCAGAAATTAATATCATCAAAGCTGTTCAGGCAGAGACTTATACTGATGAGTTACTTAGTTGTGTCGAAGGAAAAAGCATACCAGCGAACAGTCCGTTGGTCTCTCTTAATCCATTCGTTGATCAGGAAGGTATATTACGTGTAGGAGGACGTTTATCTCATGCTGATATTGAAATCAACGAAAAACATCCCATTATCATTCCAGGCAAACATCATATAGCCACTTTGTTGATACGAAAATTCCATCATCAAGTTAAACATCAAGGAAGATTGATCACGAATGGAGCAATTAGAACTGGTGGTTATTGGATAACCGGATCGAAAAGAATTGTGTCTTCAATGATTCACAAGTGCATAATTTGTAGAAAATTGCGAGGCAAGCTGCAATTTCAGAAAATGGCAGATCTTCCTGTCGACCGCCTGGAACCTGGACCACCTTTCACTTACGTAGGTGTTGACTGCTTTGGACCATGGGAGATAGTAACTCGGAAGACACGTGGTGGCGCTGCCAATTCAAAAAGGTGGGCCGCTCTCTTTACCTGTCTCACCACCCGGGGTATTCATATTGAAGTCCTTGAAGAGATGAGTAGTTCTTCATTCATTAATGCCTTTAAAAGATTCACGTCTATACGCGGACAAGTGAAACAAATTAGATCAGACTGTGGAACAAATTTTGTAGGAGCTACAAATGAACTAAAAATAGATACTATTCGTGTGGACGATGATAATATTAAGGACTGTTTGTACAAGTCGGGAGTTACATGGGTTTTCAATGCACCGCATTCTTCTCATATGGGTGGTATATGGGAGAGGATGATTGGCGTCACAAGACGTGTCCTTGATTCAATTCTTCTAGAGAACGTAAAGGGTGGACTTACACACGAAGTACTAATAACTCTTTTGGCAGAAGTTACGGCCATCGTTAATTCTAGGCCACTAGTTGAAGTTTCAACAGATCCAGAGGACCCGATTCCTCTAACTCCAGCAATGCTTCTGACTCAAAAACCTAATTTGATAACGATTGAAAACACCTTTGATATGACCAATATGTATAGAGCTCAGTGGAAAAGAGTCCAGGTACTGGCTGATATGTTTTGGAGAAAATGGAGAGTTGAATATCTCCAGACATTGCAAAAACGTCGCAAATGGCAAACAGAAAAACGAGACATTTCAGTTGGAGATCTGGTATTATTGAAAGACAATTCTGTTCATAGATGTAGCTGGCCTGTCGGCATCATAACTGACACCTTTCCAAGTCAAGACAAAAGAGTCCGCAAAGTAGCGTTGCGAATCATACGTAAAGATGGTGAAAGAGTTTCATACATCCGTCCGATCACCGAACTAGTTGTGTTAATAGAAACTGATTGA